In the Quercus lobata isolate SW786 chromosome 5, ValleyOak3.0 Primary Assembly, whole genome shotgun sequence genome, one interval contains:
- the LOC115990910 gene encoding uncharacterized protein LOC115990910 encodes MAEDVINSTVNLKLTAEEEEEIQVSEEGRTEEMDSCVLSLIGKFLTCKPYNRKAAKTTLQKAWGLDKELQISEVGSNLFQFKFQSEYDLDRILRGGPWCFDNQLLMLTRWKAGMSAKNVVLEHASMWIQIWGVPFDMMASKVAMEIGNKMGVVEDVER; translated from the coding sequence ATGGCTGAAGATGTGATTAATAGTACGGTAAACCTGAAGTTGACGgcggaggaagaagaagaaatacagGTTTCGGAGGAGGGCAGAACGGAGGAAATGGATAGCTGCGTTTTAAGCTTGATAGGAAAATTCCTTACTTGTAAACCATACAATCGAAAAGCTGCTAAAACTACCCTCCAGAAAGCGTGGGGATTAGATAAAGAGTTGCAGATATCTGAGGTGGGCTCAAATCTTTTTCAATTCAAGTTCCAATCTGAATATGATCTTGATCGCATTCTCCGGGGAGGGCCGTGGTGTTTCGATAACCAACTGTTGATGCTTACTCGGTGGAAGGCAGGAATGAGCGCTAAAAATGTAGTTTTGGAGCATGCATCAATGTGGATTCAGATATGGGGAGTCCCATTCGATATGATGGCCTCAAAGGTGGCGATGGAGATAGGAAATAAGATGGGTGTTGTGGAGGATGTTGAACGGTGA
- the LOC115992301 gene encoding putative FBD-associated F-box protein At3g50710, whose translation MSQRNARTKSCKSCLSSARQNASTADPDIISTLPDSLLTHILSHLSIRESVATSILSSRWRTLWTLVPQLHLIETDLNRPNLNLSFVDIVSRIWTLRNAIPNPMPLHTLSIVWLTHCHPFYVDTWVRAAIPHGLKELCLNICNDTLLDFPRSVFFSTTLVALKLAGNFSLNPPSDARFPSLRILHLALLNYANSESLSAILTACPVLQDLCLYVFLRKDQGNFNIVVQVPTLKRMYLCCFNYNFQSSSFKVHINTPALEYLIFKGHLVEDVVLENLSHLVALVLQVEIVNGVSTEDDAKRVWDLIRPLAHVKSLSLSTKTTEILCHAFGDNVPMFHNLFSLKFNGCLYFEWHAIRFLLGRAPKLQILAFESCPEHSYGQPTPDTSWEEPLDVPECLSSHLTTCHYKGFLGDKDEMQLVRQILKVARVLKTLKITVDGHLESEEKLRVCEALSTIVQKFPKSSQTCEIAFDERALL comes from the exons ATGAGTCAAAGAAATGCGAGAACCAAGTCTTGCAAGAGTTGCCTATCTTCTGCTCGACAAAATGCCTCTACTGCTGACCCTGACATTATCAGCACTCTGCCGGACTCTCTCCTCACCCACATCCTCTCCCATCTCTCAATCCGAGAATCTGTAGCCACAAGCATTTTGTCGAGCAGGTGGAGGACTCTATGGACTCTCGTTCCACAACTTCACTTAATAGAAACAGACTTAAACCGGCCCAATCTTAACTTGAGCTTCGTGGATATAGTGTCCAGAATATGGACTCTTCGCAACGCCATTCCCAATCCCATGCCCCTCCACACGTTGAGCATTGTTTGGCTCACACATTGTCATCCCTTCTATGTCGACACATGGGTCCGCGCCGCCATTCCACATGGTTTGAAAGAGCTTTGTCTAAATATTTGCAATGACACTCTGCTAGATTTTCCCCGCAGTGTCTTCTTTTCTACAACATTAGTAGCTCTCAAATTGGCAGGCAACTTTTCTCTCAATCCACCTTCTGATGCTAGGTTCCCAAGTCTAAGGATTCTACATCTTGCACTTTTAAACTATGCAAACTCTGAATCTCTATCTGCCATCCTTACTGCCTGCCCTGTCCTCCAAGATTTGTGCCTCTATGTGTTTTTGCGTAAAGATCAAGGCAACTTCAACATCGTTGTACAAGTACCCACACTCAAAAGAATGTATTTATGTTGctttaattataattttcagTCTTCATCATTCAAAGTCCACATAAACACCCCGGCTCTCGAGTACTTAATTTTCAAGGGTCATTTGGTCGAGGATGTTGTATTGGAAAACCTCTCTCACTTGGTTGCATTAGTCCTTCAAGTTGAGATAGTTAATGGTGTTAGTACTGAAGATGATGCAAAGAGGGTATGGGACTTGATTCGACCACTCGCTCATGTCAAATCCTTGAGTTTGTCCACAAAAACCACAGAG ATCCTCTGCCATGCTTTTGGTGACAATGTTCCCATGTTTCATAATTTGTTCTCCTTGAAGTTCAATGGATGTCTTTATTTTGAGTGGCATGCAATACGATTCTTGCTTGGACGGGCTCCAAAGCTACAGATACTTGCCTTTGAATCGTGCCCTGAACATTCCTATGGCCAGCCCACACCTGACACTTCTTGGGAGGAGCCACTGGATGTTCCTGAATGTCTGTCATCGCACCTAACGACCTGTCATTATAAAGGATTTTTAGGGGATAAAGACGAGATGCAACTTGTTAGACAAATCTTAAAGGTGGCAAGAGTATTAAAGACATTGAAAATAACTGTTGATGGTCATCTAGAATCAGAGGAGAAGCTTCGCGTTTGCGAGGCATTAAGCACGATAGTACAGAAGTTCCCAAAGAGCTCTCAAACTTGTGAAATTGCATTTGATGAACGAGCTCTGTTGTGA
- the LOC115988498 gene encoding uncharacterized protein LOC115988498: MWNNKKIFPARGFSTPPLARKPRPAMPMSERKRSSPANESDPFHVIHKVPAGDSPYVRAKHVQLIDKDPSKAISLFWSAINAGDRVDSALKDMAIVMKQLDRSDEAIEAIKSFRHLCSYDSQESLDNVLVELYKRSGRVEEEIEMLQLKLKHIEEGTAFSGRRAKTARSQGKKVQITVEQEISRILGNLAWAYLQQKNYSSAEEHYRKALSLEPDRNKQCNLAICLLHMNRIAEAKSLLQAVRASSGNRPMDESYAKSYERALQMLTELAPQVQVSFTLPINRNSKEVNSFAGGGQYSGSAFMGCRMKENWVGSAGIEATPACKITYSSPTPNRKNLNVPFTQPRRCSWGFSNGQQRREIWGENSVRSASRKLSFEPYTTTENVQAQAIQDVNGDLLASPSPVNGDWRRSCRDLAKLKDESVINFTSQPCIMSVDQRRFDSYAQIKDETATEYDSQRVVNPSWRRDFCEDRETKKFALGDSNLSLQVAVEPPMVVDHVRTLEPSIYGEKDQSCGTSVSGCEKTMTTCGEECFRKSSLGISDDLHQPTTENPKSDHDNCKKSWADMVEEEEQELLSGINLMEYNDGWNSEDEFNDENLHSNLIGQSPYPQSQIKSLSCKFESFDLKDESSGVSVSSRNLAARRSLCFDQQQKPESKDYFCSSPLPKKALNFEGCMSVQANGRDSISRGNKKMIRRNRLQVFQDITPLPESP, from the exons ATGTGGAACAACAAGAAGATTTTTCCGGCGAGGGGTTTTTCTACGCCGCCGCTGGCACGGAAGCCGAGGCCAGCGATGCCTATGTCAGAGAGGAAGAGGTCGTCCCCTGCGAATGAAAGTGATCCTTTCCATGTTATACATAAAGTGCCTGCTGGTGATTCTCCCTATGTCAGGGCTAAACATGTTCAG TTGATAGACAAGGATCCAAGTAAGGCAATTTCCCTGTTCTGGTCTGCCATAAATGCTGGGGACCGGGTTGATAGTGCCTTGAAAGACATGGCAATTGTGATGAAACAACTGGATCGATCTGATGAGGCAATTGAGGCTATCAAATCTTTTCGTCATCTCTGCTCTTATGATTCTCAGGAATCTCTTGACAATGTGTTAGTTGAACTCTACAAG AGATCTGGAAGGGTTGAAGAAGAGATTGAAATGCTTCAGCTCAAACTGAAGCATATTGAAGAAGGTACAGCTTTTAGTGGAAGGAGGGCAAAGACAGCTAGGTCTCAAGGGAAGAAGGTTCAAATCACTGTCGAACAGGAAATTTCAAG AATACTTGGGAACTTGGCCTGGGCTTACTTGcagcaaaaaaattatagttctgCCGAAGAACATTACAG aaaagcTCTCTCTCTGGAGCCAGATAGGAACAAGCAGTGCAATTTGGCTATCTGCTTGTTGCACATGAACAGGATTGCAGAAGCAAAATCTCTGCTTCAGGCTGTAAGAGCTTCATCTGGAAATAGACCAATGGACGAGTCTTATGCCAAGTCCTATGAACGTGCTCTTCAGATGTTGACTGAACTCGCGCCACAAGTGCAAGTATCTTTCACATTGCCCATCAACAGAAACTCAAAAGAAGTTAATAGCTTTGCTGGTGGAGGCCAGTATTCTGGTTCTGCATTCATGGGCTGTAGAATGAAGGAAAATTGGGTTGGTTCAGCCGGAATAGAAGCAACCCCTGCTTGCAAAATTACATACTCTTCCCCTACTCCTAATAGAAAGAATCTGAATGTTCCATTTACACAGCCGAGAAGATGTTCATGGGGATTTAGTAATGGACAGCAGAGAAGGGAAATCTGGGGAGAAAATTCAGTTCGCAGTGCAAGTCGCAAACTGTCATTTGAGCCATATACAACCACTGAAAATGTACAAGCACAGGCAATTCAAGACGTTAATGGAGACTTACTAGCTTCACCTTCCCCTGTTAATGGAGACTGGAGAAGGTCATGCAGAGATCTGGCCAAATTGAAAGATGAATCAGTGATAAATTTTACATCACAACCCTGCATAATGAGTGTAGACCAGAGGAGGTTCGATAGTTATGCCCAAATTAAAGATGAAACAGCTACAGAGTATGATTCACAGCGTGTTGTTAATCCAAGCTGGAGAAGGGATTTTTGTGAGGATCGTGAGACAAAGAAATTTGCATTGGGAGATAGTAATTTAAGTCTTCAAGTGGCTGTAGAACCACCAATGGTTGTTGATCACGTAAGAACATTAGAACCTTCCATTTATGGAGAGAAGGATCAGAGTTGTGGAACTTCTGTTTCAGGCTGCGAGAAAACAATGACTACTTGTGGAGAAGAATGTTTCAGAAAGAGTAGCCTTGGTATATCAGATGATCTCCATCAACCTACCACAGAAAATCCAAAGTCAGATCATGATAATTGTAAGAAAAGCTGGGCAGATATGGTTgaggaagaagaacaagaatTATTAAGTGGAATAAATTTAATGGAGTATAATGATGGCTGGAATAGTGAAGATGAATTCAATGATGAAAATCTGCATTCCAACTTAATTGGTCAAAGTCCTTATCCACAGAGCCAGATTAAAAGTTTAAGCTGCAAGTTTGAATCATTTGATCTTAAAGATGAATCATCTGGGGTTTCTGTTTCATCAAGGAATCTAGCAGCAAGGCGCTCTTTGTGTTTTGATCAGCAGCAGAAGCCAGAATCAAAAGATTATTTCTGTTCATCACCATTGCCAAAGAAGGCTTTGAACTTTGAAGGCTGTATGTCTGTGCAGGCAAATGGAAGGGATTCTATATCTAGGGGaaacaaaaaaatgataagGAGAAACAGGCTACAGGTTTTCCAGGACATAACTCCTCTTCCAGAAAGTCCATGA